One part of the Vicia villosa cultivar HV-30 ecotype Madison, WI unplaced genomic scaffold, Vvil1.0 ctg.000359F_1_1, whole genome shotgun sequence genome encodes these proteins:
- the LOC131627362 gene encoding PKS-NRPS hybrid synthetase cheA-like: MGIPVCFISIFPTGYPMYGYSGVDPPLKKCDVAQTCVDTTDVFVTGQKFATREEAISWIKDVGIRNKVTVIIARSDIKTGKRGRSDKLIFGCDRGGKYKKTDSETQSASKRCGCPFKIRSTPSKDGSGWKIDVKCGVHNHGLPDRFEGHAFVSRLNTDDKQHIVDLSKRHVPPRHILLSLQERDPENVTRITQIYKHKSKIQKDIRGPRTEMQQLLKLVEESGYVYWSRKKDESEVTNKYRQPLFEIVGMTSTKLTFAVAFAYMESEQTETFCWVMDKLKQLFIKQDNCPQVILTDRDLALMKAIETIFPKTANLLCRFHINKNVKSRCKEHVVDDMRETVEKMWFELIKASDELEYHQRLKQLEDACVDSKGFIDYVNDTWLTPHRHRFVEAWINQVLHLGNTTTNRVESAHWKLKQMLENSLGDLCKCWEAMNDNIKIQVGNIRASFQKSFYEVEHAHTSPFYSNLRGSVSRAALRQIAEEWLRIDMVGTDTQKCGCTHRKVYGLPCACELGRYTLSGDAIPIEAIHIHWRKLSMEGNQDIDADDGSEIDMTNAIDEIWKMWRSLDVVGKRALKSRVCEIAYPTTTKMCPPPEKIKTKGGVKKKGKRPVGYDVYRDPSGYEYVDQSQMSSQKSSKRLYSQLSQTSKNREFDKYIVQFPDYIRPFIDDIVDVRDDGNCGFRAIASLHGYGTDGWSMVRRDLEKEIIGPRSKLYEDLFGQRLPTVRSSLVIEKLGQQPPNKWMTLPELGYVIANRYNVVLVSLGHLSLSYFPMTSAHSPNASIYCIGFVNGNHWVQVNMNEGFPLPPVTTDWTKYRTKHVSLD; this comes from the exons ATGGGTATTCcggtttgttttatttcaattttccCAACCGGATATCCCATGTATGGGTATTCCG gtGTGGATCCTCCTTTGAAGAAATGCGATGTAGCTCAAACATGTGTGGATACAACTGATGTTTTTGTAACTGGTCAAAAATTTGCTACAAGAGAAGAGGCGATCAGTTGGATTAAGGACGTTGGAATCAGGAATAAAGTAACAGTTATAATAGCTCGTTCAGATATAAAAACAGGCAAGCGAGGAAGAAGTGATAAATTAATATTTGGTTGTGATAGAGgtggaaaatacaaaaaaacagaTAGCGAAACCCAAAGTGCTAGTAAGAGATGTGGTTGTCCTTTCAAAATTAGGTCAACACCGTCGAAAGATGGTTCTGGATGGAAGATAGATGTAAAATGCGGAGTACACAACCACGGCTTACCTGATAGATTTGAAGGTCATGCTTTCGTAAGTCGACTAAATACAGATGATAAGCAACATATTGTTGATTTGTCAAAACGCCATGTTCCACCAAGACACATATTATTGTCATTGCAAGAGCGTGACCCGGAGAATGTCACTCGGATCacgcaaatatacaaacataagaGTAAGATACAAAAAGACATAAGGGGTCCTAGAACAGAAATGCAACAATTGCTCAAGTTGGTTGAAGAATCAGGTTATGTTTACTGGAGTAGGAAAAAGGATGAGTCagaagtt acaaacaagtacagGCAACCGTTGTTTGAAATAGTTGGTATGACATCAACTAAATTAACATTTGCTGTTGCATTTGCCTATATGGAATCTGAGCAGACAGAGACTTTTTGTTGGGTAATGGATAAGTTGAAACAGTTGTTTATCAAGCAGGATAATTGTCCTCAAGTAATCTTGACTGATAGAGATCTTGCTTTAATGAAAGCCATTGAAACAATATTCCCAAAGACAGCTAATTTGCTTTGCCGATTTCACATCAACAAAAACGTGAAATCAAGGTGTAAGGAACATGTTGTGGATGATATGCGAGAAACAGTGGAGAAAATGTGGTTTGAACTGATAAAGGCTAGTGATGAGTTGGAGTACCATCAACGGTTGAAACAACTTGAGGATGCATGTGTTGACTCCAAAGGTTTTATTGATTATGTGAATGACACGTGGTTGACACCGCACAGACATCGATTTGTCGAAGCATGGATCAATCAAGTGTTACATTTGggcaacacaacaacaaatag ggTGGAGTCTGCGCATTGGAAACTTAAGCAAATGTTAGAGAATAGCTTAGGTGATTTATGCAAATGTTGGGAGGCTATGAATGACAACATCAAGATACAAGTGGGAAACATTAGAGCTTCATTTCAGAAGAGTTTTTATGAAGTTGAGCATGCACATACTAGTCCTTTTTATTCAAATTTGCGTGGTTCAGTATCAAGAGCTGCATTGAGGCAGATTGCTGAAGAGTGGTTGAGGATTGACATGGTGGGTACCGATACGCAAAAGTGCGGATGTACTCATAGAAAAGTATATGGGTTACCATGTGCTTGTGAGTTAGGGAGATATACATTGAGTGGTGATGCGATACCAATTGAGGCTATTCATATTCATTGGAGGAAACTAAGTATGGAAGGAAATCAAGATATAGAtgcagatgatggatcagaaataGACATGACAAATGCAATCGATGAAATTTGGAAAATGTGGAGGTCATTAGATGTTGTCGGAAAAAGAGCATTAAAAAGCAGAGTGTGTGAGATTGCTTATCCAACTACAACAAAGATGTGTCCACCGCctgaaaaaattaaaaccaaaggaGGGGTTAAGAAAAAAGGGAAGAGACCTGTGGGATATGATGTTTATCGTGATCCTTCAGGATATGAGTATGTTGATCAATCACAAATGAGttctcaaaaatcttcaaagagGTTATATTCACAACTATCCCAAACCTCAAAAAATAGAGAATTTGATAAATACATTGTACAATTTCCAGATTACATCAGACCatttattgatgacattgttgatgTAAGAGATGATGGAAATTGTGGTTTTAGAGCCATTGCATCTTTGCATGGTTATGGCACAGATGGATGGTCAATGGTTCGTCGGGATTTGGagaaagagattataggtcctagaAGCAAGTTGTATGAGGATTTATTTGGTCAACGCCTTCCAACAGTGAGATCATCGTTGGTGATAGAAAAATTAGGTCAACAACCACCAAATAAATGGATGACGTTACCTGAGTTGGGCTATGTAATAGCTAATCGGTATAATGTTGTTCTCGTCTCTTTAGGTCACCTCAGTTTGAGTTACTTTCCTATGACGAGTGCACATTCACCTAATGCATCCATTTACTGTATCGGCTTTGTCAATGGAAATCATTGGGTTCAG GTAAACATGAATGAAGGATTCCCGTTGCCACCTGTCACAACTGATTGGACGAAATATCGCACAAAACATGTCAGCTTAGATTGA
- the LOC131627344 gene encoding 3-ketoacyl-CoA synthase 5-like: MEATSNKDTHQFTLITNYLLSRCTHFHFLLLYFLLLLCFLLKKMFSNPSPIYLIDFSCLKPPTSCRIPSSTFLENASLSESCLDNESITFMKKILHSSGQSEETSLPPSLHYIPPKTHHIESIKEVHMVLFPIMDDLLAKTNLSPFDINILIFNCGGFCPSPSLTSMIINKYSMRNDIKTYNVSGMGCSASALCIDLAHNLLRVNKNSNAIVLSAESLSNDWYEGKERSKLLLNCLFRMGSAAILLSNKKEASETAKYKLIRTLRSQRAFDDKAYFSATKEEDSDGKLGFTLNRDIPQVAGEALVSNISILSSQMLSIYEKFWFSVSMKRQKFIKSDIKRVIHHFCLPYGGALREVGKRLNLGEREIEAALMTLHRFGNQYSSSLWYQLCYLEGKERVHKGEQVLVVGVGSGTKCCSVVLKCIRTIFGEAHKGPWSDCIHQYPMY, from the coding sequence ATGGAAGCTACTTCCAACAAAGACACTCATCAGTTCACTCTCATTACAAACTATCTCCTTTCAAGATGCACTCACTTCCATTTCCTTCTCCTATATTTTCTCCTCCTACTTTGTTTCCTTCTAAAAAAAATGTTCTCAAACCCCTCTCCAATTTACCTTATTGATTTCTCATGTCTTAAACCACCAACCTCTTGTAGGATACCTTCCTCAACATTTCTCGAAAACGCTTCTTTGTCTGAATCATGTCTCGATAATGAATCCATAACTTTCATGAAAAAAATCCTTCATTCCTCAGGCCAAAGTGAAGAGACTTCTCTCCCTCCTTCCTTACACTACATTCCACCAAAAACTCATCATATTGAATCCATCAAAGAGGTTCACATGGTTCTTTTCCCTATCATGGATGATCTTTTAGCAAAAACCAACCTTTCGCCTTTTGATATAAACATACTTATCTTCAACTGCGGCGGATTTTGTCCCTCGCCTTCTTTAACTTCTATGATCATTAACAAATATTCTATGAGAAATGACATTAAAACCTATAATGTCTCTGGTATGGGATGTAGTGCTAGTGCCCTTTGTATTGATTTGGCTCACAATCTTCTTAGAGTGAACAAAAACTCCAACGCTATTGTTCTAAGCGCGGAGAGTTTGTCGAATGATTGGTATGAAGGTAAAGAAAGATCCAAGTTGCTTCTCAACTGTCTCTTTAGGATGGGAAGTGCAGCAATTCTTCTCTCAAACAAAAAAGAAGCAAGTGAAACTGCAAAATACAAGCTAATTAGGACACTTAGATCACAGAGAGCCTTTGATGATAAGGCTTATTTTTCCGCTACAAAGGAAGAAGATTCAGACGGAAAACTCGGGTTTACACTTAATAGAGACATACCTCAGGTAGCTGGTGAAGCACTTGTTTCAAATATTTCCATTTTGAGTTCTCAAATGTTGTCAATTTATGAGAAATTTTGGTTTAGTGTTTCTATGAAAAGACAGAAGTTTATAAAATCTGATATAAAGAGAGTGATACATCATTTCTGTTTACCTTATGGAGGAGCTTTAAGAGAAGTAGGGAAAAGGTTGAATCTTGGTGAGAGAGAGATTGAAGCTGCTTTGATGACACTGCATAGGTTTGGAAACCAATATTCTTCATCATTGTGGTATCAACTTTGTTACTTGGAAGGCAAGGAAAGAGTGCATAAAGGGGAACAGGTTTTGGTAGTTGGAGTTGGAAGTGGGACTAAGTGTTGCAGTGTGGTTTTGAAGTGTATTAGGACAATATTTGGAGAGGCTCATAAGGGACCATGGTCTGATTGCATCCATCAGTACCCTATGTATTAG